One Mycteria americana isolate JAX WOST 10 ecotype Jacksonville Zoo and Gardens chromosome 7, USCA_MyAme_1.0, whole genome shotgun sequence genomic window, TGGCTGCTAACAGCTTCTCGTGACCATCTCTGTAAGCTCTTTGACATTCGTAATCTGAAAGAAGAACTTCAGGTCTTCAGGGGTCATAAGAAGGAGGCTACAGGTCAGAATTTGTTATATTATGTGGATTTTTATTAATAAgtttggattaaaaattaaagtttttgaGATCCTGATTTTCATTCATTAGAAATCCTGGCATTATACTTTCTGATTGTGGCTTACTTTGTATTTCAGCTGTGGCCTGGCATCCTGTTCATGAAGGGCTGTTCGCCAGTGGAGGATCTGATGGCTCTTTGTTGTTCTGGCATGTTGGGTATGTGGCATTTTCATCAGCATATTGGAAAGATGTTCGTCAGATGTGCAAGCTATTATACTAAacataaaatatacttttcaCCTTTGAATCTATATTTAACATGCATGTTTATGGTATAGTTTTTCTCTATACCTGAGGAAGTTTGTGAATATGCTTCATTTATGAAGAAGTTTTCCTGTGCAGATGCATTTTAAAGGATACAGTTGCTTGCACAGAAAATAGGCTTTTTTTGAGAGGGTGATGAATGGTTGAAACTCCTGATTTCTTAGAGCTTGTTCTGAGAtgttgtaattattttgtttctaaatgtgcAGTTAAAAATCCCTACATTACTGAATTCCCTATTAAAAACAACTGGGAACAATCAATTTGcccaacagaaaaataacagaggcTTATGTTTAGCAAAATATGGGATAGAGAAGAGGAACAACTGAATAGCAGAAGTTTTGTATTGTATCTGCAGCAGATATTCACCTGTGTGAtgactggtggggttttttttttgtttttttttttttggatgcatCAGGGTTGAGAAGGAGGTTGGTGGAATGGAAATGGCCCATGAGGGAATGATCTGGAGTCTGGCGTGGCATCCCCTTGGACACATTCTCTGTTCAGGCTCAAATGATCACACCAggtattttcaagtatttaaagaaaagatctATGGGAATGTACGTACATGTAGAAACTAGAAATGGCATCAGTGAACAAAGAATAGATTGGGATGATTCTGATACACAACCAATGGGCAAAGCAGAGAGACAAACTTATTGAAATGGGAAGGCACTGACATTTTACATTGAAAGGTAGAGTCTAACTTCTTGTCCTTCATCTAAGGAAGCCTTAAAAAATACTAGGATTTTGGGTTTGTATGAGCTTTGAAATCtgaagaaattctttaaaaagaattgttgtagtttctttctgaagaaatattCTTATCTCCACAGCATTTTTTCCCACAGATCATCTGCTGGTCATGTCTGTCTTTTCACATTGCAAACATGTTTGGAGGCATATAGGTTGTGCTTTTAGGTTGAACATGCTGTAAACATGGAGCATTTTATAAACGGAGTAAATTTTTGTGTGTGGATGTGTGTATTGACAAGTTTAGTTGTGTATGAAGAATATATTTGAATTGAGCAAGAAGTTTTTGGGATGGACTAGAAATACATCTGTTCAGGATCTGATGTTGATGCCTTGTACTTATACCCCTTAAACTTTGCAGTATCTTCCCAATTGTAACTATGTAATTCAAGATGataattgttgggtttttatttttggtttgaaCCTTGCACCTAATGTTCAGATCTAGCACTGAACTTGATTTAGTAAGAGTTATATAATCAAGATAGCATGCTAAAAAGTAAAGAACTAATTAGATTAAAAGTAGTTAATACTCTTGACCCTTTCTTGAGATCATATAACTTCCTTTTGACAGCAAGTTTTGGACTAGAAATCGGCCTGGAGATAAAATGCGAGATCGTTACAACTTGAATCTGCTGCCTGGGATGTCAGAGGATGGTGTGGAATATGGTAAGGCAATTTCCCTCAATATGGAAGAAAGGGGGTTGGGGTCAGGAATAAGCCTAGGTCATTAGCTGACACTAGAGTGCAGTTTCTGGGTAAGACGATGAAACAGTATTATAGCACTGGTGACTACCTagacaaagatatttttttatgaGGATGATTTTACACTCCATGTTATCAGCAATCACCATTCCAACaatgagttttcttttgtttctgcagctccGGGAGGTAAGACCTGCTCTGTCAATAACAGGAAGGAGGTTTGGCTCTCCCTCTGGCAAAATCTCCAGtttacttttcttcctgaaaacttCATGTGACTTCAAGACTTCCTACAGTCCTGAACTACAGCACGAAAATCTTTCAAATTCTTGAACTTGACTAAAATCGTAAAAGTTTACCCTCCTCTTAAGGATTTATCTTGGTAATTTTAGGCTGTTCAGGGTTGCCCAGCTCTATGGCATGCCTCAGCAACCTTTTCATCTCTCGGGTTGCAtctctttcttcagatttttgaTTCTTTGCTCTTTTGTGTTTGggaatgttaattaaaatgcagCACTTTAATccaatttaagttttaaaatacatagatTTGTTATAACAAAAATGGGGATGCATATGGGTTGTTACTTCCTTTTCTGAGCTTCTACCCTAAATGTAACTTTCCTGAAAGGCCATAGTTTCTGACCTTTAGGGGCCTATTTAGGAATCTGAGTTTGCAGTTCTTTTAATATCCTGTAATTCGTGTATGGAATTAAAAAGTGACCCACCAGTTGCGAAATATGTAATGATACCAATGGTAAAAGCACGTGAGAATCCAAAGGGATAAAATgataatgtaaagaaaaatgttccaagtataaatatttattgtttttctctAGATGATCTGGAACCCAACAGCCTAGCAGTTATTCCTGGGATGGGAATACCTGAACAATTGAAAATAGCCATGGAGCAAGAGCAGATGGGTAAGTAGTAGCTATGGGGAAGCATTTTCCTGAGCCATCCACTGTGTGACTCTatctttcattcctttcataTATTTTGGTAGCACAGATACTTTTTCCTAAAATTCTGTATTGTGCGTATTTTCCATGTAAAGAAGGAAGAGTTGAAAACCTCGTGGTCTCTCTTGCTAAATAATCTGTAAAGAGAGTAACAGGATTTCTCTGTAAACCTGCTTTGCTCTGACTGTTTGTCTCCCTGGTGCTAAAGGGAAAGATGAGTCCAATGATATTGAAATGACAATCCCAGGACTGGATTGGGGAATGGAGGAAGTAATGCAAAAGGACCAAAAGAAGGTGCCACAGAAAAAAGTGCCCTATGCAAAACCAATACCAGCACAGTTTCAGCAGGTGAGTACCTGATACATGGTGAACAGGAAAACAACTTATTATTTTCCCAACTTCAAAAAGCGTGTGGCTGTTGAAACGTTTTGGATTTTTCCAGTATCAGCTCTCTGATATCAACGCCCAGTGCAAAATAATTGACCACAGCAGTTAGTTTAATTACTatttaagcataaaatatttGGTTAAATCCCTTATATCTTGTATCTGTACCTGGAAAATAGGATGTTATAAGATATGGAAGTTTTATTCAGCATTGTTTTTAGCTTCTGAATATCCATACTACAAAGTGTTCCAGCATATCCTTTCCCAATGCAGCAATATATTGCATACCTGTTGTTCCACAGAATTAATCTTGTGTTTACTGTTCTTTATAGGCATGGATGCAGAATAAAGTTCCTTTGCCTCCCCCACCTGAGCCACTGAATGATAGAAAGGAAGATATtaagctggaggagaaaaagaagacacAGGCGGAGATTGAACAGGAAATGGCAGCACTTCAGTACACAAACCCACAACTCTTAGAGGTATGTATGTAAAGACAATTATTAGCAAATTTGTTTCAGTACTCTGTGATCTGTTTGGACCTCAACACTAAAATGCATAGCTTGCTTTTGCAGTACTGTTTAcaccttttttcaaaaaaacatctAATTGAACAGGATATTGGACTTAATGCCTGATGCTATGAAACCTTCAGGGAGGCCCCCACATTTCAGTTAACTAATATTCATCTATGGATCTCTTTAGTTGTATTTCTGTTAATTAAGAGAAAAGCACTACATCTTTTTAAACTCCTGAGAAATGAGATGATTGCTTCTGGTTTTTAGTTGTTACATATACTTCTGTGCTTAGTTGATTTTCTGGGTCTCTTTTTTGGACAGCAATTGAAGATTGAGAGGCTTGCACAAAAGCAAGCTGAGCAAGTGCAGCCGCCACCTCCAGGAGGCTCTCTTCATGGACCCCAGCCTTTTCCAGGGCAAGGCCCAATGTCACAGATGCCTCAAGGATTTCAGCAGCCTCTTCCACCTCAGCAGATGCCAATGAATATGCCTCAGATGGGACCTCCTGGTCCACAAGGACAGTTCAGACCTCCGGGACCCCAAGGACAAATGGGACCTCAAGGTCCTCCATTACACCAAGGAGCTGCAGGTCCACAAGGGTTCATGGGACCACAGGGACCTCCAGGACCCCAAGGGCCTCCACAAGGAATGCCACGGCCTCAGGATTTACATGGACATCAAGGAATGCAGAGACATCCTGGCCCTCATGGGCCAATGGGGCCTCCAGGTCCACAGGGTAACGCTGGCCCACAAGGCCACTTAGGACCACAGGGTCTACCTGGGTCTCAGACTCATTTAGGACCGCAGGGACCACCTGGCCCACAAGGTCACTTGGGTCCTCAAGGTCCCCCTGGTGGTCAAGGAATGCAGGGGCCACCTGGTCCCCGAGGAATGCAAGGACCTCTTCCTCATGGCATGCAAGGAGCTCCAGGATCTCAAGGGATGCAGGGCCCTATATCTCAAGGGCCTTTGATGGGACTTAATCCAAGAGGGATGCAGGGTCCACCAGGACCCAGAGATAACCAGGGACCTACTCCACAAGGGATGATGATGGGTCATCCGCAAGAAATGAGAGGTCCTCATATGCAAAGTGGTTTACTAGGACATGGTCCCCAGGAGATGAGGGGCCTCCAGGGACCCCCGCCTCAAGGTACAATGTTAGGACCGCCACAAGAATTGCGTGGGCCACCAGGTCCACAAGGCCAGCAGGGACCTCCACAAGGCTCTTTAGTAGGGCCTCAAGGAAACATGCAAGGACCTCAGGGACAACCGAACCCTTCAAGGGGGCCACACCCTTCCCAGGGCCCTctgcctttccagcagcagaaaacgCCTCTGTTGGGTGATGGGCCTCGTCCCCCATTTAATCAGGTATGTGTTGGTCTGTGTAACAAGAAGAGTGTTAAGAATGTAGGAATATCACATGGtagaaatgcaaagcaagagCTGAGAGGCTGGAGGTTTGGTATACTTGCAAGACTGAGGCCTCAGGAAAActtaaatgttaatgaaaagaGTTATGTAGTTTGGAAGCAGCAGAGGTAACTCTAGAAAAGGGATTATTGGAAATACTTGGTACAGAAATGAATCTGCTATAAAAATATGTAACCTTAAgagaaactcctttttttttttcatttaaagacacTGAACGGTCTTAAATGGGGAATTTCCTGGGGAGTAGGTAAGCACTAATAAAAGTTGAATTTAGGCAAACTGAACATAAGAAAACTCATATGTATTAATTAAAGCAAGTTACTGCCAACTCTCTGTTGTCCCAGAGCAGTTAATCCAAACTATGGGATGAATTTACCATAGATGCTGGCACACCTGAAATCAGCTTAGGTCTGGTTGAACTTACCAGTTCAAACTAAGTGCACAGGAACACAGCTATCCTGCTTCCTACCTTGGTATAGAAATTGTTTAGCCACCTTTGTACTTTCTGGAGCACAAGTTAAGAGATTAGCGTTGTACACCGTTAACTCATTACTGCACCATTTGCCAAGAAGCACGAGAGGGAACACAGGTATCAGACAGGTTTGTGTAGGACTAGCCCAGGTTTGGTAGGGTTAGCACTGAGCTGGATCTGCTGAGCATGGCCTGGATGTGTGCTGACCACTGCGCTGCCAATTAGATGTCCCTGTGCCATGCTGCCTTGGCACTCAGCTCCAGGAGGGTTCACCAGCTCAGCAATATACTTGCGCTTAGCTGACCTGGGATACTGGAGAGTGTTGCTTATAGATGCGCCAATTAATTCTGCAGGAATCAAGTCAGGTTTTGATTAAGTCTGGTTCAGTACCAGGTGCAACCTGCTCTGCCCTCTTCAGCATCTTTCGTAATGGACTTATTCCGCCTTCTGATCTACCACAGATAATGCAGAGCTTTCCGTATTTATTGGCTCTTACAAGTTCCTATTTGTATGGCACTGATTCTGTACTTAAAATTTCTCTTGATTGTCTTCAGCTTTAAGGTGAATTTTGAAGGggatgtttggaaaaaaattctacttactcaattttaaaatatgtgtgaggtatttttaaacaattatctCTTTTAGACTTGCACTCAATAGTTTCTAGTTAAAGGTTTAGACAGGTATGCATATAGTCCTTAGTGTGTAGTCCAGTACCAATCACAATGAGCGATGACATACTGAAATGAGCTTTAGCTCAGTGATTCTATTTCAAATTGAGGCAGAGTAGCCTACAAattgtgtttttatttgaatattttttcgtTACAAATAAGCAATAATTCCCTCCAGAAGTCTGTTAATGTGACACTATTGCTGAGATTTCAAAAGCATCACAGTTAAGCGAACGAGAGTTGGTTCCATAACTGTCTAACTTAAACTAGCATAGTGTTTTTCATTGCTGTCCCAGGGAGACTAACTTTTCTGCTTTGAGAATAATTACCAAGCTtgtgtgtaaaagtttgtgtatgtatatatgtgtaggGCTGTCCTTGTCTGACCCTGCTGTTAACACTCTGGTCAGAATTCAGTAAGTTGCTTTTGACAGGTGGCTGGTTATTTTCAATGAATACTGCTATCTTGAAGTcttttacagatatttaaaaaaaaaagacaaagcaaggtATTTTTGaccatttttccttccttgtgcaGCTTTAGTATggtaatgtcttttaaaaatgaatatattttcaaTTAGTAATGTCAGTTTTTGCTTCAGGTTGCTTTTTTGTAATATGAATATAATAGTTCCTATTTTAAAAGGCCCTATCTGTGGTATTTTAAACAATGGGCTTTAGCTtgttttttgttctgaatttgacATTTATCTTCTGTAAACTTGTACAAATCATTTGCCTTCCTTTTCAGTAGCAGGAGTGCGTGAACATATATCTGCTTTGTCAAGGCCTTGTGACATTAATACTGAACATTTATACATATTTGTAAAGGTTAATCTCCATATAAGATACCACTATTACCTGCATCTGCTATGCATTGGAAAGCAGGGGTTTACTGCAGAGTGTGTGGGCCAGATGTACATCTCTTCCTGAATGTGAGATCTGCTACCTCTGCAAACATGAAATGGAATAGAGAACTGTTTATGAGAAGAAAATTGTCTGAGATATGATTGTCAAAATCTTATTCTGGAGATAGGCGTGTTGATATTAAAATGCAGATGGATAAATAGAATATTCCCAAGTTAGCAGTAGTACTTTGGAGGTCTTTTGCTATTGCTAATTTAGATTCGATCTTCTCACATTCCTTTTAGATAGATGTGCTGAATTTCATCTCACTTACTGGTTGAGCGAGGAACGAACACTTCAGACCAAGTGTCTTGCCCACATAGAAACAAACTTTAGGAGCTTGTGCAGTATTTgagaagaaatgcaaatttttcttaTGGATGAATACAAAgaattctttcccccttcagtgCATAGTTTTAACAAATACAGATGGCTATCATAAAATGGCTGTGCCATTTGCATATATAGGGCAGATACACCGATAACATGGAGCAGTTGCGTTCTGCTGCACCAGCTTATCTGACTTGTGCAGAACCTCAGCCTGCATTGGGGAATCCTTGAGCCGACGGTGGAGGCGGTGTGAGGTGCTCCAGACGTACCCACCTCGAGGTGTGGGGTACACAAGGCCATTTACAGCTTTTAGCATGTATCTCCTTTTGAGCTGtacatatttgtttttcagtttcaagCCTAGCTGGGGACCCggaatgtattttgaaatgaaaggcATGTGGAAATGCAGTGTTACAGCTCTGACTTCCTATCTTGTCAAAGCATGATTTGTTTGGAATAGAAGCTTTTGCTAAACACTAAGGAAACTCATTTAGTGAGTGCTAAAAACTGCTGCTTTGGTTAAACACTAGTGGCATAAATTTAAGAAGTTCAATAAAGTTTATTGTAAGTAAGCATGTGCTGAATACATGAGAAATCATGGAACTCCAGCAAAGTTTTGGTCAAGAATGGCAGAAGCATTGCGATAGCTGGATCTTGCCTAGTGATGGAATTTATTTGTTCTGGACTCAAGTCAATATTTGGTCACTAGGAgagtattttttggtttttttaataggcatTGGACCAGgccttttattttgcctttttttcaaagTCCTTACAAAATTACTCAATGCAAATGTGATGTTTGTAGCAtatatttgtctgctttttttgtgtttatcACCTATATTGCAGTtgaatataaatgtttaatttaaaagcagtatttcaagaTATGATGGggaaaaatacacaaatgaaCTTATTGCTTCTCtgcaaccacaaaaaaaaaaggtagtgtttctcaaaaataaatgtaGAGCATGAAAATTATTTGATTCATGGAGAAATTAAGCAGTGTAATTATGAGTACAATGACAGTGATGGAGTATAGGTTTTTAAGTATTTACAAACTACCTGCAGTCTGGAGGGTTTTTTACAAGTCAATATGAAGGCCAAGTCTAAATCTTAATTATTAGACATGTCTAGGAAAAAATATTACGTGTTTAGGGTTTTCTGGTAtgtgttttggggggatttttttttggtgatgtcAACATAAAAAGTTTTTGTATAGCAATCTTGCAAGTTTCAACTCTGTCTTGTTCACAGTGATACATTTTTATTGTTGGATCTCATTGCTACAGTGTGAATTATGTACATGCCCCTTTTTAGTTCCAGTCAAGTACAAACCCCAGATCATTACTTTTTGTCTGGCCTTTGCTGTTTAAAGGCAGAATCAGACAGTTCAACCACATTGTTTCCCAACCAATGTTATCATAGTGGGTCCAGTGTAAACAAGGTACCTGTAGAAAAAGTAGCTGAAtttaaagaacattattttatcctttaaaattcacaaaaaagataaaaaaataacaaaagacttatatatactttattttttctttgggaTCATATAACTTACACAAACCTATGCTCACTCTACTGTTTCTGCTTGAGAAAAGCAGGTTACTGCAGCTTCTGCCTTTAGCCCCGTCATTGCTTAATAACCCATTAACAACTTGTCTCTTGGCACTTAGCCAAGTATTACTACTTTCTTTTGATCCTAGAATTagaattaagaaaagcaaagtttgccagcatgttaaaaatgaaactcATGTATTTGCATGTTAACAGTTTACAAGGGTTTATAGGAGAGGTTCTCTTATGGCCCTGTTGTTGCCCCCCCGTCCCAAcacttttgatattttttcattgtttatttatttcattgtttatttatttcattgatattttttcatttttttgttcatttccaaAGGAGGTCTTTGGTCTATGCAGCTCTTTAACTGCATATAAATCAGTACCtgatatttttcaaacaaatatacACAGTTTCCTCATATTCTCTCACAGGCAGCTAGAATATTAGCTTTATCATGTTCGGTTGTTACAGGTAAAATACTAGTCCTTGAAATGCTAAGTTTCCTATAAAATCGTGTGTTTCTCAAACAGTGACTGAAAAGCATGACTGATGTGAATGTCTGAAAAATTAggctgaaaacactggaaaattaGCTGTTTCTATTGTAAGATCTGTGAAGATGCAGTCTTTATgtaaagaaaattgttttgccCCCTTACAAaatgcttaaaagcaaaaatactcaCCCATGGCAATTTACATGTCTTTTCTTATTATATGCTCATAGGATGGACAGAACCCAGGTCCTCCACCACTGATACCAGgactggggcagcagggaggacaAGGTCGTCTTGGCCCTCACAACCAAGGACCTGGTCTTAATAAAGGTAATTAAATATattgtcttttcttctgtgagtAATTCTCCTAAAAGAGGCTGTTCCAGTGCAGTGCCTCTAGACAGAACAGGCTACATCAGAACACAGGGCCTTGGCTGAGAGGAAAGCTTCCATAGACTTGGGCTGGAATATAGAGGAAAAGTTTTTCCCAAAAAGTTATTTCATGTGAAATGTATAGTGTATGCTTTGTAGAACTGTACGAACTAGAGCATCCTAGTGCGTTTTTAGAAAACGTTACAGAAATCTGCTATGATTTTTTCCCTCAAGGTGACTCCCGTGGTCCACCAAACCATCACATGGGCCCTCTCTCAGATAGAAGGCACGACCAGAACAGTGGTGGTCCTGATCATGGGCCTGAGAGAGGGTTGTTTCGAGGTGGCCAGGAGTGGGGTGATGGTAGAGACAGCAGGGGCATGCCAGATAGACGAGGACCTCACCCAGATTTCCATGATGACTTTGATCGACCAGATGACTTCCGTGACGACTTCCATCCAGATAAGAGATTTGGCCATCGATTACGGGAATTTGAGGGGAGAGGAGGCCCACCATTGCAAGATGAAAAATGGAGACGAGGTGGACCTGGGCCTCCCTTTCCTCCTGATCACAGGGAATTTGAAGGAGGGGGTTCAAACCGTGGGCCTCCTGGTGCTTGGGAAGGACGGAGACCTTCAGATGATAGATATCCACGGGATCCTGAGGATGCACGGTTCCGAGGAAGACGAGATGAGAGGTAAGAATAAATCTACTCATCTTTTTTGGGTAAAAGGGTAAATGGAGGGAACTCTTTCTTCCtggtttccttttcattaagGAGTCTATCTGTTTCAGATTTATAAACTGGAAACCaataaggaaatgaaaactcTAATATACCTGAGTATAGAGTCCATAAAAATCATTCAGTAAtagaagaaaacttgaaaaatggTCATTGTACACAGCAGCTTCCGTGTCTTTAAACAGTAAgtaaagagaagggaggaaattTGTAGAGAAGATCCAGTGACACAGGATGAAGATTTGAGACCGTTTTCATGAAAATTGAGAGGAAACTTGAAGGTTAAAGTGACAAACTTTTGAACCCTAGAAGTGGATTTTGAGACTTTGTCTCCAGTCACAAACTACAGCATGACTGTCGAGACTGTAGAATGAGATGTAATATACTTGTAAGGAGCAGAACAGTGATCCTACTATCAAATATAAGGGGCAGAGCTACAGCATCTGTTGGACTGTTGAGActattttctcatgtttttgcttgtagaaattttatttctctttctgactTATTTCTTAATGCCAAGTGAAGAACtcaaaaataatctaatttacaGCAATGTCCATGTCATTGCTCACAATTTCCAAATAAATCACAAAGGGATGAATTTGCTTCTAGTTACCAATGTAAATATGGAGGAATTATGCTAAGTCAGCAAGATCAACTGTCATCGAAATTGCTCCAGATTTATGCTAGTTAACTGAGTTAAATTTGGCCTCCAAGGTCTAAGCCTCTCACTGACCACCAACTTTATATGTATAAGAACGTGTACTTGTACAAATATATTGTGGTCTCCACATAATGTGAATTTTGTGTGTTTTAGTTGcctttttaatcattttcttaCATTCCTTTTACTTTGCATCTATACAGCTCTTCTTTTAGCTATTTTCTACCTAGCTCTGTAAAGATGTACCTTCCTTTTGTGTGAAGAGtatgaaaagaaatgaacagtAACTAAAAGAAGGTAACaattaaagccattttaaaaaagtaagacTAGAGCGAATCCAAGCTGAATGGTCTGCATTATAGAATTCTAAAAGACACAGCAGACAGCACTTTCAGAAGCTCGGTAGAGATTTTCAAATCTTATATTGGAAATGTTTAGggactggaaaatattttattatgatcctgatttttaaaaatatttcaggaagagAGTCCAAGAACCTTGTGACCTGTAAATCTGACTTCTGAACTGAGAAGAGTCTATTTGTTAGAGTACAAGTCTTTGTACAGAGAGTT contains:
- the WDR33 gene encoding pre-mRNA 3' end processing protein WDR33 isoform X6, which produces MATEIGSPPRFFHMPRFQHQAPRQLFYKRPDFAQQQAMQQLTFDGKRMRKAVNRKTIDYNPSVIKYLENRVWQRDQRDMRAIQPDAGYYNDLVPPIGMLNNPMNAVTTKFVRTSTNKVKCPVFVVRWTPEGRRLVTGASSGEFTLWNGLTFNFETILQAHDSPVRAMTWSHNDMWMLTADHGGYVKYWQSNMNNVKMFQAHKEAIREASFSPTDNKFATCSDDGTVRIWDFLRCHEERILRGHGADVKCVDWHPTKGLVVSGSKDSQQPIKFWDPKTGQSLATLHAHKNTVMEVKLNLNGNWLLTASRDHLCKLFDIRNLKEELQVFRGHKKEATAVAWHPVHEGLFASGGSDGSLLFWHVGVEKEVGGMEMAHEGMIWSLAWHPLGHILCSGSNDHTSKFWTRNRPGDKMRDRYNLNLLPGMSEDGVEYAPGDDLEPNSLAVIPGMGIPEQLKIAMEQEQMGKDESNDIEMTIPGLDWGMEEVMQKDQKKVPQKKVPYAKPIPAQFQQAWMQNKVPLPPPPEPLNDRKEDIKLEEKKKTQAEIEQEMAALQYTNPQLLEQLKIERLAQKQAEQVQPPPPGGSLHGPQPFPGQGPMSQMPQGFQQPLPPQQMPMNMPQMGPPGPQGQFRPPGPQGQMGPQGPPLHQGAAGPQGFMGPQGPPGPQGPPQGMPRPQDLHGHQGMQRHPGPHGPMGPPGPQGNAGPQGHLGPQGLPGSQTHLGPQGPPGPQGHLGPQGPPGGQGMQGPPGPRGMQGPLPHGMQGAPGSQGMQGPISQGPLMGLNPRGMQGPPGPRDNQGPTPQGMMMGHPQEMRGPHMQSGLLGHGPQEMRGLQGPPPQGTMLGPPQELRGPPGPQGQQGPPQGSLVGPQGNMQGPQGQPNPSRGPHPSQGPLPFQQQKTPLLGDGPRPPFNQDGQNPGPPPLIPGLGQQGGQGRLGPHNQGPGLNKGDSRGPPNHHMGPLSDRRHDQNSGGPDHGPERGLFRGGQEWGDGRDSRGMPDRRGPHPDFHDDFDRPDDFRDDFHPDKRFGHRLREFEGRGGPPLQDEKWRRGGPGPPFPPDHREFEGGGSNRGPPGAWEGRRPSDDRYPRDPEDARFRGRRDESFRRGGPSRHEGRGPRGRDGFPGPEDFGPDDTFDSPDENSRGRDHGVRGRGRGALRGGRKGLLPTPDEFPRFEGARKPESWDGNREPGPRPDHPPHDGHSPANRERSSSLQGMDMASLPPRKRPWHDGPGTSDHREMDAPGGPPEERGKGRGNSGPSQRAPKSGRSSSLDGDHHDGFHRDEAFGGGPAGGNNPSRGGRSGSNWGRGNNMNSGQSRRGASRGGGRGR